The window GTGGTTGAACGTGACCTCCACGGCGCCCGGGTCGGGTATCCCCTGCTGGACCGCGAGCGGGTCCAGCTGGAGCCCGATCGCGGACACGATCACCGTCGCGACGAGGCCGGCCAGCGGGCCAGAGGCGCCGATGTCGAACAGGGCTTTCCGGTCCGGGATGCGCCCTTTCATCCGGATGACGGCGCCCATCGTCCCGATGAGCGTCGGGATGGGGATGAAGTAGGGGAGCGAGGCGTCGACGCCGTGGTACCGGCTGGCGACGTAGTGGCCGAGTTCGTGGACGGCCAGCACGCCGAGTACCGCGGCGGCGAAGGGCCATGCCCGGAGCATGTCGATCGGGTTCGACGGGTCGATCTGGTACCACCGGACCGCGCCGACGAAGAGAGTCGACGCCATCGTCGCCAGCGCGAGGACGACGTTCGTCCACGGGATCCCGTCGACGCCGACCGACAGCGGGCGGGCGACCAGCACCCACCCGTGAGTGGGCACCGTCGTCTCCGAGTCGGGGACGTACTCCCGCTGGAGGCTGATCTCGTAGCCCCGGTCCCTGAAGAGGTCCCAGAGGCGCCGCTCGACGTCGTCGGGGGGAACGAGCGGGTCGCCGACGTACAGCAGACGGTCGCCGTCGCGGCGGACCTGGTACACCTGAAACGCCGAGTCCAGCCGGTCGGGCGCTGGAGCGTCTGCCGGCGTCGCGGACCCGTCCATCACCCCACAGATAGTCCGTGCGCGGGTATAAAAGCAGGGACGACGGTCCGCGAGCGACGGCGGCGACGTCGAACGGGGACCGGCGGCGTCGCGGTGACCGAGAGGTCAGTCGAAATCGCTCGCGCTCCGTCTGTCGTCACGCCCGTCGTCCGCGGGCGGTCGTTGTCAGGCCGACTCGACGCGCCAGGTCGTCGCGCTCGTGTACGACCACTTCTCCACGTGGAGGTCCTGGGCGGAGTCTTTCAGTTTCACCATCAGCGCGCCGATCTCCTTCGGCGAGAGGCCGACTTCGTCCGCGATGAACTTGCTCTTGAAGTACACCTCGCCGTCGGCCGCCTTCTCTTTGAGGAAGGACTTCAGGCGCTGTTCCTTGGAGGGCTCGTCGTTGGAGGGCTGCGCAGTAGCGCTCATCTGTGTCACCTCAACCACTCCTTACCGCCGGGGGAGCATATAAAGGGAGGAACCTTAGCGTTGCTTCGGGAACTTTCAGGCTGAATGCGCGGAAAAGGTATCTTTCAGCATCGTTTTAGAACCGCCGAGACGTTTTACGGACACTTTTGACGCCGTAACACCGGGTCGGTATTTCCCGGTTCCGAGCGGCGGAACGGCCCGGTTCAAGCGCCGGCTGAGCGCATCGTTTACAGATTTTTTTGCCGGAACGGGCGTGTCAGCAGACGCGCGTCAGACGGCAGCGACGCTGCCAGACTCGCTTTGCGCGTCTCCCGAGTCCGGCCTCACGCTGTTCGACTGGACGCCGCGGGACTCACTGCGCTCGTCCAGCGAGCCCGCACTCGCTGCGCTCGTGCGGACGCCGGCCAGATCGGGCCCGGCACGGAGGGTCGTTCGAGAGCTGATCGGCCCGCCCGCGGATCCGGGCTTGACAACCCTTAAGAGCGCATCGTGGTTACGGCGACCCAATGAAAGTAGTCGTCTCCGTCGGCGGGAGCGTCCTCGTGCCGGACATGGAACCGGATCGGGTCGACGCCTACGCCGACGCCGTCGAGGCACTCGACGAGGCCGGACACGCGCTCGGCGCCGTCGTCGGCGGCGGGCCGACCGCGCGGGAGTACATCACGGCCGCGCGCGAGCTGGGCGCCAACGAGATCGAACTCGACCAGCTCGGCATCGAGGTGACCAGGCTCAACGGCCGCCTCCTGATCGCGGCGCTGGACGACCGGGCCGCGCCGACGCCGCCAGAGAGCTACGAGGAGGCCCGCGAGGCGATGCGCCGCGGCGACATCCCCGTCATGGGCGGGATGGTCGCAGGGCAGACCACCGACGCCGTCTCGGCCGCCCTCGCGGAGTACGTCAGCGCCGATCTGCTGATCTACGCCACGAGCGTCCCCGGCGTGTACAGCGCCGACCCCGACGAGGACGACGACGCCGAGAAGTACGACCGGATCACCGCCGGCGATCTGGTGGACCTGATCGGCGGCATCGAGATGACCGCCGGGAGCAACGCGCCGGTCGACCTGCTGGCCGCGAAGATCATCGAGCGGGCCGGGCTGCGGACCATCGTGCTCGACGGGACCGACCCGGAGGCCGTCCGGCGAGCGATTGAGACCGGCGAGCACGACGGGACCGACGTGGTGCCGGCCGAGGCGGCCGCGCCCGACGAGTGGGAGCGATGAGCGGGGGCCTGCCGGACAGACACGACCCGTACTCCCTGGGCGACCGCGGCGAGGGTGACGGGGACGACGCGCACAACGAGTTCTGGGCGGACGACGTCGCAGACGAGATCGAGGCCCGCGAGCCGGCGGATCCGATCGTGATCAAGG of the Halomicrobium salinisoli genome contains:
- a CDS encoding site-2 protease family protein, whose product is MDGSATPADAPAPDRLDSAFQVYQVRRDGDRLLYVGDPLVPPDDVERRLWDLFRDRGYEISLQREYVPDSETTVPTHGWVLVARPLSVGVDGIPWTNVVLALATMASTLFVGAVRWYQIDPSNPIDMLRAWPFAAAVLGVLAVHELGHYVASRYHGVDASLPYFIPIPTLIGTMGAVIRMKGRIPDRKALFDIGASGPLAGLVATVIVSAIGLQLDPLAVQQGIPDPGAVEVTFNHPLLLQAIAAATGTTGKLQSGAYHPVVFGGWVGMFVTFLNLLPVGQLDGGHIVRSVVGERQETVAAAVPAALFGLAGYVYFVRDVTDSIGIWIMWGLLATGLAYAGPATPIRDDQLGSKRRALALLTFLLGLACFTPVPFEIASP
- a CDS encoding DUF7123 family protein; this encodes MSATAQPSNDEPSKEQRLKSFLKEKAADGEVYFKSKFIADEVGLSPKEIGALMVKLKDSAQDLHVEKWSYTSATTWRVESA
- the pyrH gene encoding UMP kinase, giving the protein MKVVVSVGGSVLVPDMEPDRVDAYADAVEALDEAGHALGAVVGGGPTAREYITAARELGANEIELDQLGIEVTRLNGRLLIAALDDRAAPTPPESYEEAREAMRRGDIPVMGGMVAGQTTDAVSAALAEYVSADLLIYATSVPGVYSADPDEDDDAEKYDRITAGDLVDLIGGIEMTAGSNAPVDLLAAKIIERAGLRTIVLDGTDPEAVRRAIETGEHDGTDVVPAEAAAPDEWER